Part of the Lytechinus variegatus isolate NC3 chromosome 16, Lvar_3.0, whole genome shotgun sequence genome, gacggcggcggcggcggcgtcaacatcaaatcttaacctgaggttaagtttttgaaatgacatcataacttagaaagtatatggacctagttcatgaaacttggccataaggttaatcaagtattactggacatcctattaaagtttcatgtcacatgaccaaggtcaaaggtcatttagggtcaatgaacttagaccatgttggaggaatcaacattgaaatcttaacctgaggttaagtttttgaaatgtcatcataacttagaaaatatatggacctagttcatgaaacttggacataaggttaatcaagtatcactgaacatcctgcatgagtttcacgtcacatgaccaaggtcaaaggtcatttagggtcaatgaactttggccgaattggggatatctgttgaattcccatcataactttgaaagtttatggatctgattcatgaaacttggacataatagtaatcaagcatcactgaatattttgtgcaagtttcaggtctcatgattaaggtcaaaggtcatttagggtcaatgaactttggccgaatcaggggtatctgttgaattaccatcataactttgaaagtttattagtctagttcattaaacttggacatatgagtaatcagatatcactgaacatcctgtgcgcgtttcaggtcacatgaccaaggtcaaaggtcaatgaactttggccgaattgggtgtatcagttgaattaccatcaaaactttgaaagtttatggatctgattcatgaaacttgtacataagagtaatcaagtatcactgaacattctgtgcgagtttcaggtcacatgatcaaggtcaaaggtcatgtaaggtcaatgaactttggccatgttggggttttttgttgaataaccatcatatctctgtaagtttattggtctagttcataaaaagtggacataagagtaaccatgtatcactgaacatcttgtgcaagttcgagtagtattcaaagtcagcactgctgctatattgaaccgcgtgatgcaggtgagacggccagaggcattccacttgttaaagtTTAAAAACCTTTTGAATTATcacgctaattcgtaggtgcagacgcactcgagattatttattcacggcgtcagaccataatgcatcgatgcctcgccgTGCAGGAAtcgggtttcttgaatctcgagataaATCGCGAAAAGGGCCGATCGgtctaaaatcttgagattgagcaaactcgggatggtgcagcaccgcctcaAACGTTCCTTCAAACGTGCGTAATCATGGAATCGCATTCCCAGAAACAGACATGCTGGAGGACAAACTTTAAAAACCTGTGCATTAAACCATGACAAATCATTGTTTTTCATGGTCTAATAAATGCACTGGTTTCCCACTTTTATGCCCTCCATAAATTATGATGTCACCTGAAACTACTCTTTTCTTCATGTACTGTATGTGGTtcaagcctacatgtatgtatctacATTAAGTatgtacaaatacatgtactggcACACTCTATGTTCATGAACATAACATCCACGACTCGGCATTGTTCAAATGTATTAAACTTCAGTCACCACAATTTAGGGGACATGTGAACATATTTTCTGAGCCCCTTGTGCTTCCTTAcccttttatacatgtacatgtatctccaaACTTGCATGCAGCCTTTCCAGAAAATAATCCCAAGAAAGAAAGCTTTGAGACGTCGGGTGGTTCTGGAGACCTTGCAGACTTATTCCTTTCCCCTCAAACTACCCAACAGAATGATCGTGAGTAAGCTTGAGCGTGTCTAACCCTTAATATTAGGAGTGCACCATCCAAACTAAAACCATGTTAACCCTCTATTTGGTttgtttctttatattttcattatttatacatataggcctatgtaatgcATGCTGTAGCACAATTTCATACCTTTAGCACACAACAGAGGCGGATGGCGCTACACAAGAATCTATcatcactgtacatgtactaagCTTTTTTGTGCCATGTACACTGTACTGTACATATCAAATTACACATTTTAACACAACTACATCTTTGTAGTCTCATACAATTGCTGTAGTCTGTACCATAGCCTAGTAGTTCTATCTTGttgaatctacatgtaggtccaggGTTGCCACATTGAAgcaatgttttgttttaaaattgaatttcaaacacttgtgtttattaaaaacaaatttttataaaaatgtatataacTTTTTTATCACCATCCTGCCTTAATCACATACTAAAACCTGACataacatgtacatgatgtaggtGTGACATTTGAGTGTACTCATCAATTGGATTGCAATGATGTGATTAGCTTTAGGATTTAACTGTTTGacttataatacatgtacatgtatgtacattgtaactaTGTCAATGTAAACTGAAAAcacacatgtacaatgtatgtattcTGTGGCTTTTATCATGGACTTTATGCATGTCAAGTCCATGGATGCATTCATAcaaatatgcatatatacatttcaatattttaagaggggaattacatgtagttacatGTAAGAGTGGCTTCAATCTGATGTATAAATATGATTTCATCCAAAGTGACAGCTGTAATGTCCACTGTATTTATTTGCGAATGCTTTGAGAGTTTGCAGGAAAGTATAGATGCCCTATTCTCTGTTGTAgacctacagtacatgtacatgtacgatcACTGTAGAGTGCCTTATAATGATCGTATTCTGCTAATCGCATGTACTCCTGAGGTAGGCGGCATACTGCACATTTCGTATGATTTCGTAAATTTAGCAGGGATTCATGGTCATTGCAGGTTCTACGATTTTTtgtagaaattattttaaaaaattcaaaatggtaTTGATGTACAATGTAGCATTTAACGCactgtactacatgtattagtGCAGAGGCATCAtgtccaatttttcttttaataaaaatacatgtaaatgaaggCATTCTTCCCCATAAACCTCCCAGGTGGCATCCATGCAATCCTAGTATCATTTGCTTTCAATTATGATGAAAGTCGAAAGACATCATCAAAATGATATAGTTTAAAGgaattgtttaactttgtgagcagccgatttaaaaaattctcaaaccaagatgaaacatgtgtacactgtacaagtgcatgtattagaactaataaactctgaaaacaaccattattgggaatgaaaagctaaaactacaaggcaaaccccgattttgtaaataggtgtcttatagacgcctaaataagtgtatgggatgaaattaagatggtgtttccggtcactttatatttcaatactaaataattacattgtattttcgaacgcaattttttctgggcttcatttttgtaacatatacaatgtatcacagacacaggtgacaagtgtgaccttccagCTCAGagttttaaaagtcaaaccaatgttaaccaatcactttaagtgtACTGAAGACCTTCATGTAATATTAACTGACTGTGTTTCATTATCACCTATTCATTATGAGTTGTACCGGTAGTTCCTTATTTACTAAATAGAACTCTTTCTAACTTTCAGTTGTTAATAAAAAactattaacattttttgtttgtgtttgatGTTGagtgtttttttgtgtgtaacttattacatttcttttctttttttggggggggttgatttgtttatatttcatatttttatttattcatttatttgttacatttgttatttcttttattgcattctatgtatttattcatttattttatttcatttattttatttatttttttttgggggggaccacttatgtacatgtaggaataaGAGTATTTGAACAGTACATGTAAAACCATTAccgggtacatgtacatgtagtttttatttgatttagcCATTATCTCAGagaaatttgttttaaacaCAAATTTGTCTGTGCAATATTGAAACAAGTCAAGAGTATGCAAATGTAACTCAGAGCTTcctcttttttaaagaaaagttacatgtacagtgtatagtACATCCCTGGTTTGAATGGCTCTATAGTATGTACATCGACACATTGTCACTTGATACATGCCATTCTTCTGGGAAAAGAGAGCTCTTTTTCATGAACAAGTGATGTTTCTTGCTTCCTGCATTATTCTTAAGTTACACTGAAGTGCCATGTCCATGTACTGTAGTATGGATACCTGTTTTCTTCACTATGTAAATTGTATTCCTCAATAGGTATTGTTTGCCATATTGAGTTTCTTGATTGTTTATGTGTATGTACTATGTAGACACCCATCATTTGTGCAGTGGGATATAACAGGAAATTGCTTAAAAATTGAGATTGATATCATTTGACCAATGTACTGCCATCCTACATACCGACATGTATTGAGAGGGTTtggtatgaaaattgttgttgCTTCCTCCCTACCCGCCTCCTCAGTCTCCCATGGGAGTCACAATCATGGGTTTGATTAATAGAGTGGAAAACATGGAAGTGTTTTACTTCTGTGTAGGCATGAGTATGGCAAACTATTCATACCAGAaggtcgtttcataaagctgttcgtaacttaaaggggaatgaatcttttggaacaagtaggcttgtgtcaaaacacaaaaatcaaacgataagaacaaagaaagtttgagaaaaatctgacaaataatgagaaagttatgagcatttgaatattgcaatcactaatgccatggagattctcccattggcaatgcgacaatgaTGTGTGaagtcacatgtgaacaactttccctttgatggactataaaaatacccccaaaatgtctctttttgctttttcttgtggtgatacaaactcatTATCCACAtgtgatgtattcttaaaaaatctttattacaCTGTACACGctctcctatagaaagaacacaatctactgatagatgtgatagaAGAGGCAGTTTTAGTGAAATgtgtaatggggagagttgttcacaagtgacatcacacatctttgtcgcattgccaatgtgaggatctccatcgCATTtatagtgatcacaatattcaaatgctcataattttctcattacttgtccgatttttctcaaacattcgttgatctgtttctttgatttttctgttttcaggCAAGCTATCTTTTTTCAaaggttttattttcctttaggAGCGACTGTAACAACGACTCGTGAACCTGTCTTACGAGCTAAatcatcgccaatggtgtatcCATTTACCcgaagaaaggatcaccagtcgttcttaaaatcgctcttatcttaatacaaacagctttatgaacagggggccatttcataaagttgttcgtattAAAGTTAAGAGTgcctttaagaacgactggtgaacattTCTTACATGCTAAAATGATCACCAGTGAACATATAACGGTGaaaatcatttaccacaagaaaggatcaccagtcgttcgtaaagtcgctcttaacatTAAAGCTTATAAAACACCCACTTGGAATTGGAAACGTCTTAAGTGGTATTCTGATAATTACCTAAGTTTAAACATAGTCTAAACTGGAATTTCAAACCACACTTCTGTGGAGTGTTTGGTttcataatatttcttctaTATTCATGCCAATTATATTACTgcatattaaaggtaaatgctagttttggtaacgatatcaaaatgagttcgtacagaatccaatgaaatgaccaccaaagtgtctgtttgtataaataaaacgcatgtgccaaagaattctggaagaaattgtgtaattgctgagaaatcagcaaataagcacataaatcgggtagggcgtcgggcccgacgccctaagcaataattatacattgtcccacgtgcgcttatctgtgttggggatcttcggtgtgaacaattttcagcgtagatttcaagatttcacaaagttcagttaatgtaactgtaccagatctagatcctcgatgatatacatgtactgacagttaagccttgttttacagactttctcatgaaatcagagtttactgcaactactggaatttctctttaatatatggaaaaaattcccagattttttccatttcatgacTCAATTGAGTTTTAGAAGACTTTTGCAGCAGaatgaaaatatcttttatttGGTGAATGATTTTAAAACTGGCACTCCAACTCAATTAATGTGTGGTCTACAATAAAGTTTTACTCGGGTTGAACTGACCATGGCTATCAGAATACCACACCCTTGACTTTAATGAGGATtacaaataatgttcaattttttCCATGTAATTATGGATCGAAAAGGGGGTTGTTTCATTAAATACCATAGCAAGTAGTACATTGCAGGCCATCCATGTcactcctacatgtacattgtagtttTGGAAACTTTTGTTCTCATATTGAGGTTTACAAATTATGATCAACAACCCATTATAAGAAATACAAGGAGAGGGGTGGGGTCTTACACAAATTCCATAGCCAATATCTTGAGAAATTGTAGCTTTCGACCTCACAGTTTAATTTGTATGATTGAATGCACTGTATAATATGTAAATGATGAGTGGTCATAATGATGAATCTGTTGGTTCTGgataattgaatttattttatttttgttctttacagctTTCATGCCAGCAGCTCAGCCCGCTGCAGGGTCTGCACCGTCATCCAATAACTTTGGGGCATTTGAATCGGCATTCACTCCCCAGTCTGCTCCTGTTCCTGTTGCCTCCTCCGCAGCACCCCTCAACCCCACAGTGCAAGGATTACAAGGGCTCTCCATTGCCAATGCCAGTCCGCCATCGGGTGGAGCTGCAGCATCAGCAAGCTCCGGTGGTGACAAATACGCagcatttgctttaatggacagCAACGCCACATCCAGTGCAAGCACTACCGTCAACTGGAGCGGAGGCAGTAGTTCGTCGGGTGGTATTAATTGGGGTGGCGGAGGTGGTGGTAGTGCTGTTCCTAAGAGTTCGTCAAGTTCAGGAATTGATTGGGGTACAGGGATGGCTAAGTCATCACCGCAAGCATTTCCGGGAACAGGTAGTGCATCAGCCACATCATTAGGGACAACGTCAACATCTTCAGGCCAACTGTTTGGCTCAGCAAGTTTTGGTGCACAAGGTTAGTGTCTCTGGACGTTGATTAATGTTTGTGGTTCCAGAGGGTTTTTGCGACCTTTCAAGGAAACTACTCATGCTTCTGCTTTCTCCTCCATTTATAGTCTCTCTAGAGATATACAAATTCATGTAATCTCTGGATTTATTTGGACATGTTAGCAGGATATATGCACTTTCACTCAGAAATAAATACTATCAGGAAGGTGAGATTGAGCAGTGACATGAACGTCCTGATGGCCTGTCATATCTCATGCAGACTTGCGTCAAAGTAATATCAGTATTGTAAGCCATTCCCAGTCAGAGCCGAatgtttcattcttttttctttccttcaggAGTGCCGCAGGGTAATCCCTTCATGGCTATATCAAGTGGTGCTACCCCAGCAACAAGTACTATGGCAAACAACCCTTTCCTAGCAGGTGGAGCACAAGGGGCTCCAGCCCAAGCAAATGGACTCTTTGGTATGCAGCCGGCTGGAGCTCCCGGAATGCCCACACAGAACCCTATGATGGTTGCAGGAGCAGGTGGAGCCTTCAACCAGCAAACGCCTACACCTGGAGCAAATATGCAAATGAATGGAAGAGTAGGGGCAGGGTTTCCTCAAGGACAGTTTCCTGCAGCTGGTGGTTTTGGCGGCATGCCTCAAGGGGCAATGTCTAATCAGTTTGGGATGGGTATGCCAGTATCACAGCCTCAGCAACAGCCGCAACAGACTCCTCAAGGAGGTATGAGTTTTGGGGGTGCTGGTATGGCCGCAATGGCAGGACTACAGTTTAATAAAATGGGCCAACCCCAGCAACCAATGGGACAGTTTGGTGCCCCTCAGCAACCTACCCCGCAAGGTCAGCAACAGATGACCGCGTGGGGAGCAGCACCAAATGCAGTACCACAACAGAATCCTATGGCTCCTAATCCTTTTCTGGTAAGTCAGGATCACCGTTTTCTTATCGAAGGTTAGAGATGTTTTTTGGCATGGAGATATTTTAAGTTGAATAGTTCCTAGATAACTTATACCTCGGTcgcatttgttctacggcggccgtacggcgagtcaaaaacagccgttttaacatttttgtaacagCTATTTTGCTGCTTtgaataaaacagctgttttcgactcgccgtacggccactGTAGAGCAAATATGACCGAGGTATTAGTACTGTAATCCAACCTCGTGGCATTTTACAAGATGTCTTTCACAATAAGCCAATTAAATCAAAAGTTATTTTACAACCTGGTAAGAAATTCAGTGAATGTATGTATACATAATGGTACTGAAGTTAGAATCAAGGGTATATGTAGTATCTTGTATTTCACACAGTAGTCCAACCTTATAGAAATGGTGCTTGTAATCGAGCTCCTATTATCTTTTGTGAAAACCCAAAGACTGTAGATGACTTTAACAGCATAGTAATTCAAAGGTGGAAAGGTCTTTGAaatcatttgactaaaattatGTCACACGGTGGAAATATCAAAATCAGCTTTGTGaatcaatcttttattttttttttttggttgctgGACTATTAACCCTAAAAATAGattgggctatttcgacgcctaagaagacgggggggggggggggggggctgattcataacatcaaattctgcaaaaaatctcatgtctcattaattatgctaatttatgcgtaaaatcataagtttgttgtaatgaataaaataatgcccctgaaatgctaatttttgtttcacatactctagataagcatctgatcaaattgatttttaataaatttcaaaatcacatttattttcttatgtattgttttctaaatttcttatgtatttctttgttttcgacttttcgttttttattgttttttcaatgtaaattgtcagggactttattttgaccataaacaagataaaattaattgattttaagcagttagaggaaaaataatgatacatttatgaattttggctaagaacactatttgcattggatttgtacacaaattcacgtttttgagtgattttgggtctgcatgcacttaagaaaagttgcgtaattttggaaccgcgtacccgggggtcacaattttggtctcaaaagttaggtgagacttgaaagtaaaaagtcagcgagcgacgctgtcaaaaaatttcgtgcggcggatttatcgcgaaaaatgtcaaaggggggctgaatcagcccctccccagtctttttagggttaaaacaGCGGATTTCAAAACTAAAAATGTTGAGGACAGCTAAGAAACTGCTGCCTAGAAAGAGTTCTCTACAGTATTTGGGATACTTCAGACAATATAAAGGTGCCACCTTTGCAttaattcctaaaatatagttttaTCTGAGCTGCCATCaaggtttgtttatttttgagATACAAGTTTGAACAGCCCAGTGACGATGTTTGTTATACATTTTCCGTTTGGATTACAATTTACGTTATACTCTCTCATTCTTTTTACTTAAATTTGGTACCCATCTTTCCCGTCCTACCAGTCGCTGGGAGGAGGCGGATTTGGCGGCCAAGCTGCTATTCCACCAAAGAGCAGTAATGCCAGCAATCCATTCCTGTAATCATCACACCACCTACCAACCCACCtacatccatcatcatcatccatctaGATTCAACCTCGTATCCTCAAAAGGTGACCAGACCAGCCCTCTTCTGTGGTAGAATGGCTTGGATGCTGTCGCTGGGAAAGTCAGGACTGAACTGGATGCTGCTGGACTTGACTGGAATGTTCTTGAATTGATTAAATTCATACATCTGTAAGGTTTCTGCGAGGACAAATGGAACAGTTCTGGTTGTGAGTGGTCCTTGAGGCTCTTGATGACCTCCACCT contains:
- the LOC121429603 gene encoding arf-GAP domain and FG repeat-containing protein 1-like isoform X2 — encoded protein: MASKRKQDDKHLKQLREMVSKEHNKTCFECNQRGPTYVDMTIGTFVCTSCSGILRGINPPHRVKSISMASYTAAEMTFLEKNGNEVCRHIWLGLYDSKSQPGPESKEDTKVRDYLVQKYEKKRWYVEPGQAAVLAAAKAKEVAESAERKSTSSSHSTPEPKPLKSLIGSNAAPIKVSQPPGHSTSTHNISKPPTLAQTANKQKSVDLLADLGGDPFASASQPAQTGGFGQAPFGQATQQSPFGQPAQQAGFGQQTPFGQQAAFGQPAQQGGFADFSQAFGGQPQSSQAFPENNPKKESFETSGGSGDLADLFLSPQTTQQNDPFMPAAQPAAGSAPSSNNFGAFESAFTPQSAPVPVASSAAPLNPTVQGLQGLSIANASPPSGGAAASASSGGDKYAAFALMDSNATSSASTTVNWSGGSSSSGGINWGGGGGGSAVPKSSSSSGIDWGTGMAKSSPQAFPGTGSASATSLGTTSTSSGQLFGSASFGAQGVPQGNPFMAISSGATPATSTMANNPFLAGGAQGAPAQANGLFGMQPAGAPGMPTQNPMMVAGAGGAFNQQTPTPGANMQMNGRVGAGFPQGQFPAAGGFGGMPQGAMSNQFGMGMPVSQPQQQPQQTPQGGMSFGGAGMAAMAGLQFNKMGQPQQPMGQFGAPQQPTPQGQQQMTAWGAAPNAVPQQNPMAPNPFLSLGGGGFGGQAAIPPKSSNASNPFL
- the LOC121429603 gene encoding arf-GAP domain and FG repeat-containing protein 1-like isoform X1, producing the protein MASKRKQDDKHLKQLREMVSKEHNKTCFECNQRGPTYVDMTIGTFVCTSCSGILRGINPPHRVKSISMASYTAAEMTFLEKNGNEVCRHIWLGLYDSKSQPGPESKEDTKVRDYLVQKYEKKRWYVEPGQAAVLAAAKAKEVAESAERKSTSSSHSTPEPKPLKSLIGSNAAPIKVSQPPGHSTSTHNISKPPTLAQTANKQKSVDLLADLGGDPFASASQPAAQTGGFGQAPFGQATQQSPFGQPAQQAGFGQQTPFGQQAAFGQPAQQGGFADFSQAFGGQPQSSQAFPENNPKKESFETSGGSGDLADLFLSPQTTQQNDPFMPAAQPAAGSAPSSNNFGAFESAFTPQSAPVPVASSAAPLNPTVQGLQGLSIANASPPSGGAAASASSGGDKYAAFALMDSNATSSASTTVNWSGGSSSSGGINWGGGGGGSAVPKSSSSSGIDWGTGMAKSSPQAFPGTGSASATSLGTTSTSSGQLFGSASFGAQGVPQGNPFMAISSGATPATSTMANNPFLAGGAQGAPAQANGLFGMQPAGAPGMPTQNPMMVAGAGGAFNQQTPTPGANMQMNGRVGAGFPQGQFPAAGGFGGMPQGAMSNQFGMGMPVSQPQQQPQQTPQGGMSFGGAGMAAMAGLQFNKMGQPQQPMGQFGAPQQPTPQGQQQMTAWGAAPNAVPQQNPMAPNPFLSLGGGGFGGQAAIPPKSSNASNPFL
- the LOC121429603 gene encoding arf-GAP domain and FG repeat-containing protein 1-like isoform X3 yields the protein MASKRKQDDKHLKQLREMVSKEHNKTCFECNQRGPTYVDMTIGTFVCTSCSGILRGINPPHRVKSISMASYTAAEMTFLEKNGNEVCRHIWLGLYDSKSQPGPESKEDTKVRDYLVQKYEKKRWYVEPGQAAVLAAAKAKEVAESAERKSTSSSHSTPEPKPLKSLIGSNAAPIKVSQPPGHSTSTHNISKPPTLAQTANKQKSVDLLADLGGDPFASASQPAAQTGGFGQAPFGQATQQSPFGQPAQQAGFGQQTPFGQQAAFGQPAQQGGFADFSQAFGGQPQSSQAFMPAAQPAAGSAPSSNNFGAFESAFTPQSAPVPVASSAAPLNPTVQGLQGLSIANASPPSGGAAASASSGGDKYAAFALMDSNATSSASTTVNWSGGSSSSGGINWGGGGGGSAVPKSSSSSGIDWGTGMAKSSPQAFPGTGSASATSLGTTSTSSGQLFGSASFGAQGVPQGNPFMAISSGATPATSTMANNPFLAGGAQGAPAQANGLFGMQPAGAPGMPTQNPMMVAGAGGAFNQQTPTPGANMQMNGRVGAGFPQGQFPAAGGFGGMPQGAMSNQFGMGMPVSQPQQQPQQTPQGGMSFGGAGMAAMAGLQFNKMGQPQQPMGQFGAPQQPTPQGQQQMTAWGAAPNAVPQQNPMAPNPFLSLGGGGFGGQAAIPPKSSNASNPFL